The following coding sequences lie in one Musa acuminata AAA Group cultivar baxijiao chromosome BXJ1-8, Cavendish_Baxijiao_AAA, whole genome shotgun sequence genomic window:
- the LOC103994119 gene encoding prefoldin subunit 2, with translation MASKTSSDSREPMNEQIILNMYGNMRSEINQIYSKITELEMEVSEHSLVISAIQPLDPSRRCYRMVSGVLVERTIKDVLPAVQRNKEGLEEVIARLNEALERKKKEISEFELKYKIKIKKADSETKEDTNQKEGSAQGVLVGPAS, from the coding sequence ATGGCCAGCAAAACTAGCAGTGACAGTCGGGAGCCGATGAATGAGCAAATAATTTTAAACATGTATGGAAACATGCGCTCAGAAATTAACCAGATCTACTCAAAGATCACTGAGTTAGAGATGGAAGTCAGTGAGCACTCTCTTGTAATCAGTGCCATACAACCACTTGATCCATCACGTCGCTGCTACCGAATGGTCAGTGGTGTGCTGGTCGAGAGGACGATCAAGGACGTCCTGCCTGCTGTGCAGCGCAACAAGGAAGGTCTCGAGGAGGTCATTGCTCGCCTCAATGAGGCattggagaggaagaagaaggagatttCAGAGTTTGAATTGAAGTATAAGATCAAGATAAAGAAAGCCGACAGTGAGACCAAAGAGGACACCAACCAAAAAGAAGGTTCTGCGCAGGGGGTTCTTGTAGGCCCTGCAAGTTAA